From Medicago truncatula cultivar Jemalong A17 chromosome 7, MtrunA17r5.0-ANR, whole genome shotgun sequence, a single genomic window includes:
- the LOC112416625 gene encoding uncharacterized protein encodes MEYYEYYRRWMYDRTFSGRTGLKPQFVEGVDGFISWAWEQEICRDEGGIRCPCLKCRCRHIITDPGDVKKHLKKVGFMPNYWVWTYNGEMFQNFGVGVNAQASTSHGGTNVETNVEYNEDVNTEQFNMMDDMVADALGVELSYGEDVEDDEEEQPPNEKAQRFYRLLSESNTPLYEGSSHSKLSMCVWLLSHKSNYLNPDDGMDDITKMLKAVTPFKDNLPMNYHAAKRLVMKLGLSVKKIDCCRNGCMLFYDNEFGINDGALEECKFCQSPRYGISKQKRVAVKSMFYLPIIPRLQRLFASMKTASQMTWHHSNGIPGVMRHPSDGEAWKHFDRVHPDFAADPRNVRLGLCSDGFQPYVQSSAKPYSCWPIIVTPYNLPPEMCMTKPYLFLSCIVPGPDNPKAGIDVFLQPLIDDLKRLWAGELTYDISRKQNFKLRAALMWTINDFPAYGMLSGWSTHGRFACPHCIENTKAFTLESGGKSSWFDCHRPFLPHNHPFRRLKNGFKKDERVFVGPPPKITSEEVWTRVCDYPKVTDYGRAVPIPRYGVDHHWTKRSIFWDLPYWKDNLLRHNLDVMHIEKNVFDNIFNTVMDVKGKTKDNEKARKDLQIYCKRKDLELKPQPNGKLLKPKANSSLSAQEAKLVCQWLKDLRMPDGYSSNIGRCADVNTGRLHGMKSHDSHIFLENFIPIAFSSLPKHVLDPLIEISQFFKNLCASTLRVDELEKMEKNMPIIICQLEQIFPPGFFDSMEHLPVHLAYEAILGGPVQYRWMYPFKRFMGDSKRAAKNLAKVEGSIVAIYTAKETTYFIGHYFVDRLLTPSNTRNEVEVNDFRDPSTLSVFNLHGRHAGKVLQYWMVDQKEMRSAHVHVLINCAEVKPYLEEFIAFYAEFGEGSTVGSIHEYFPAWFKQRVYNAEPTDEVIRLRQLSQGPLQCANEFHTYFVNGYKFHTHSWTEGKKTINSGVYVKGVTDGGEDDFYGVIKHIYELSYNDNKVMLFYCDWFDPSPRWTKINKLCNTVDIRVDKKYKEYDPFIMAHNVRQVYCVPYPPTLPRKRGWSVAIKTKPRGRIETEETNEEVAYQADDMTHVNEIIEVDQVTSWQDSQVEGDQVDPSILEMRDEVEDENEDVVDDNNEGDQQDNQVDDGDVDEYNYASDNNT; translated from the exons ATGGAGTATTATGAATATTATCGTCGTTGGATGTACGATAGGACGTTTTCGGGAAGAACTGGACTAAAACCGCAATTTGTCGAAGGAGTTGACGGATTTATTTCATGGGCATGGGAGCAAGAAATCTGTAGAGATGAGGGAGGAATTAGATGTCCGTGTCTAAAATGTAGGTGCAGACATATAATTACCGATCCTGGGGATGTGAAGAAACACCTAAAAAAAGTTGGTTTTATGCCTAATTATTGGGTTTGGACATATAATGGTGAAATGTTTCAGAATTTTGGGGTAGGGGTCAATGCACAAGCTTCTACTAGCCATGGTGGAACAAATGTGGAAACAAATGTGGAATACAATGAAGATGTCAACACAGAACAATTCAACATGATGGATGATATGGTTGCGGACGCTTTAGGGGTGGAATTGTCTTATGGtgaagatgttgaagatgatgaagaggaaCAACCCCCGAATGAGAAGGCGCAAAGATTTTACCGATTGTTGAGTGAAAGTAATACACCTTTGTATGAAGGGTCTTCGCACTCTAAGCTATCTATGTGTGTGTGGCTTTTATCTCATAAGTCGAATTATCTTAATCCTGATGATGGTATGGATGATATTACGAAGATGTTGAAGGCCGTGACTCCGTTCAAAGATAATCTGCCAATGAATTATCATGCTGCGAAGAGGTTGGTGATGAAGTTGGGATTATCAGTTAAAAAGATTGATTGTTGTAGAAATGGATGCATGTTGTTTTATGACAATGAGTTTGGGATAAATGATGGAGCATTGGAGGAATGTAAATTTTGTCAAAGCCCGAGGTACGGTATTAGCAAGCAGAAACGAGTTGCGGTTAAGTCAATGTTTTACTTGCCAATTATACCAAGATTACAAAGACTGTTTGCATCGATGAAAACTGCTAGTCAAATGACGTGGCATCATTCAAATGGAATTCCCGGAGTGATGCGACATCCTTCTGACGGTGAAGCGTGGAAACACTTTGATCGAGTACATCCTGATTTTGCAGCAGATCCACGGAATGTGAGACTTGGATTATGCTCTGACGGTTTTCAGCCATATGTCCAATCCTCGGCAAAACCATATTCTTGTTGGCCAATCATTGTAACCCCGTATAATCTCCCTCCTGAAATGTGCATGACAAAACCATACTTGTTTTTGAGTTGTATTGTACCAGGACCAGATAACCCTAAAGCAGGCATAGACGTGTTTCTACAAccgttaattgatgatttgaagagGTTGTGGGCTGGAGAATTGACATATGATATTTctagaaaacaaaatttcaagttgAGAGCAGCTTTGATGTGGACCATTAATGATTTTCCCGCTTATGGCATGTTGTCCGGTTGGAGTACCCATGGTAGATTTGCATGTCCACATTGTATAGAAAATACAAAGGCATTTACTTTGGAAAGTGGAGGGAAGAGTTCGTGGTTTGACTGTCATCGTCCGTTCTTGCCTCATAATCACCCGTTTAGAAGACTTAAGAATGGTTTCAAGAAGGATGAGAGAGTTTTTGTTGGTCCTCCACCTAAGATTACATCAGAAGAAGTGTGGACAAGAGTTTGTGATTATCCAAAAGTCACTGATTATGGTCGAGCTGTCCCAATACCAAGATACGGAGTAGACCACCACTGGACTAAAAGGAGTATATTTTGGGACCTCCCATATTGGAAAGATAACTTGCTCAGACATAATCTTGATGTAATGCACATTGAGAAGAATGTCTTTGACAACATATTTAACACAGTGATGGATGTCAAAGGCAAAACAAAAGACAATGAGAAGGCTAGAAAAGACTTACAAATATATTGCAAACGAAAGGATTTGGAGTTGAAACCTCAACCGAATGGGAAGTTATTGAAACCGAAAGCCAACTCCAGCCTATCTGCCCAAGAAGCGAAATTAGTGTGTCAATGGTTGAAGGATTTGAGAATGCCCGATGGATATTCTTCTAACATAGGCAGGTGTGCCGATGTCAACACGGGAAGGTTGCATGGGATGAAAAGTCATGACTCTCACATTTTCTTGGAGAACTTTATCCCAATTGCATTTAGTTCATTGCCCAAACATGTGCTAGATCCACTTATTGAGAttagtcaattttttaaaaatttgtgcgCTTCAACCTTGAGAGTTGATGAACTTGAGAAAATGGAGAAGAATATGCCAATCATTATCTGTCAGTTGGAGCAAATTTTTCCACCAGGTTTCTTTGACTCTATGGAACATCTTCCTGTGCATCTGGCATATGAAGCTATACTTGGCGGACCTGTTCAATATAGGTGGATGTACCCTTTTAAAAGATTCATGGGTGACTCAAAACGAGCAGCTAAAAATCTGGCCAAAGTGGAAGGATCAATTGTTGCTATTTACACAGCCAAGGAAACCACATACTTTATCGGCCATTATTTCGTTGATCGTCTACTTACTCCATCAAATACAAGAAATGAAGTTGAGGTTAACGATTTTCGGGATCCGTCAACCTTATCCGTATTCAATCTTCATGGTCGACACGCGGGCAAGGTGCTTCAATATTGGATGGTAGATCAGAAAGAGATGCGGTCTGCTCATGTTCATGTTTTGATTAATTGTGCGGAAGTTAAACCATACCTTGA GGAATTTATTGCTTTTTATGCGGAGTTTGGTGAAGGATCGACAGTTGGTTCGATACATGAATATTTTCCAGCTTGGTTTAAACAAAGAGTGTATAATGCCGAGCCAACTGATGAGGTCATCCGTTTACGGCAATTATCTCAGGGTCCTTTACAATGTGCCAATGAATTTCACACCTACTTCGTGAATGGATATAAATTTCATACCCACTCTTGGACGGAAGGCAAAAAGACTATTAATAGTGGTGTTTATGTAAAAGGAGTTACAGATGGAGGTGAAGATGATTTCTATGGCGTGATCAAACACATTTATGAGCTTTCATATAATGACAATAAAGTGATGTTGTTTTATTGTGACTGGTTTGATCCCTCGCCTAGAtggactaaaattaataaattatgcaACACTGTTGACATTCGAGTcgacaaaaaatataaagaatatgACCCGTTTATCATGGCACACAATGTTAGGCAAGTGTACTGTGTTCCTTATCCCCCAACTCTACCACGCAAACGAGGTTGGTCTGttgcaatcaaaacaaaaccgAGGGGCCGCATCGAGACTGAAGAAACAAACGAAGAAGTTGCTTACCAAGCCGATGATATGACACATGTAAATGAGATAATTGAAGTAGATCAAGTTACAAGTTGGCAAGACTCTCAAGTTGAAGGGGATCAGGTTGATCCTTCTATTTTGGAGATGCGtgatgaagttgaagatgagaatgaagacgttgttgatgataataatGAAGGGGACCAGCAAGACAATCAAGTTGATGATGGTGATGTAGATGAATATAACTATGCGTCTGATAACAACACTTGA